Within the Luteimonas sp. JM171 genome, the region AGAGCGGCGGCAGCACCCCCAGGGCGCTCGGCCTTTACGGCATCGAGTCCTCGGCGTGGTCCAACGAGGAGGAGATGTTCGACCTGGTGCACCAGATGCGCACCCGCATCGTCACCAGCCCGGCGTTCAACGGCGACCGCATCCTGGGCGCGATCCTGTTCGAGCGCACGCTCGACGGCAGCTTCGAGGGCCAGGACGCGGCCACTTTCCTGTGGGAGACCAAGGGCGTGGTGCCGTTCCTGAAGATCGACAAGGGCCTTGAGGACGAGGCCAACGGCGTGCAGATGATGAAGCCGATCCCGGGCCTGTCCGGGCTGCTGGCCAAGGCCAAGGCCAAGGGCATCTTCGGCACCAAGGAGCGCTCGGTCATCAAGGCCAACAACGCCGAAGGCATCGCCGCCATCCTCGACCAGCAGTTCGACATCGGCCAGCAGGTGCTCGACGCCGGCCTGGTGCCGATCCTCGAGCCCGAGGTGGACATCAAGGCCGCCGACAAGGAGGCCATCGAGGCCGAGATGAAGAAGGGCATCCTCGAGCGGCTGTCCCGCTACAGCGCCGACAACCCGGTGATCTTCAAGCTCACCCTGCCCAGCGTGGACGGTTTCTTCCAGGAGATCGTGGACCACCCGGCGGTGCTCAAGGTGGTGGCGCTCTCGGGCGGCTACACCCGCGCCGAGGCCAACGAGAAGCTGGCGAAGAACCCCGGCGTCATCGCCAGCTTCAGCCGCGCGCTGACCGAAGGCCTGACCGCGCAGCAGAGCGACGACGAGTTCAACAAGGCGCTGGACGAGTCGATCGAGTCGATCTACCGCGCATCGATCGCCTGAGGCCAGGCGGTCCACCGCGGACAGCAGGAGGCCGGCGCATTGCGCCGGCCTTTTTCTGCCTGCGCTGTCAGGCCGGCAGCTGCGGCACGGCCACCGGCCGGCCGTCGCTGTCGAGCGCGATCATCACGAAGCGCCCGCGGGTGCAGGTGCGCCGGTCCCCGCTGAGCAGGTCCTCGGCCACCAGCTCCACGTCCACCTGCATCGAGGTGCGCCCCACCTCGACGACGCGGGCGATGGTTTCCACCAGCTGGCCCTGCCGGATCGGCAGCCTGAAATCCACCTTGTCCGAGCGCGCGGTCACCACCGCGCGACGCGAATAGCGCGAGGCCGCGATGAACGCGGCCTTGTCCATCCAGGCCAGCGCCTGGCCGCCGAACAGGGTGCCCATGTGGTTGGTGTGGTCCGGGAACACCATTTCCAGCAGGCGCGCCTCGGTGGGCTGGGCCGGCGGCGGCCTCATGCGGGCACCCCGGCGAAATGTGTTTCCACGGCGTCGAGGATCCGTGCGGGCGGCTGGAAGCCAGGCAGGCGCGCCAGTTCCACACCATCGCCGTACAGCGACAGGGTCGGGGTCTGGCGCAGGCCAAGGGAGCGGAACAGGTCTTCGCCAACGTCTTCCAGCCCCACCTTCAGCAGCGCAAGGCCGGTGGCAGCAGGATCATCCGCCACCTTGCGCAGCGACATCTCAAGCATCCTGCAGCCCGGGCAGTCCTGCTTGTGGAAATCCACAAGCAACTGTGGGTGGCCGGTGATGGCGGCGTGGAATTCTTCAGCTGATCGCGCGTGCAGCGTCTTCATGGTGCGGTGTCCTTCGGGTCGGGGCGCGGGCAGCGCCGGCAATGGCCAGGACCTCGTCGGTCCAGCGCCTGATTGTCCGGGTATCCCGGTCGCCATGGGGCATCTGCTCGATCTCCAGCGTCGGCAAGCGGGTGTCGAAGAAGGCGGCTATGCGGCGTACCGCACCACAGTAGTACTTCTCGCCCCACTGCGTTTCGCCGGTGCCGAACACGGCGACGCGCGGCGGCATGCCGACGGCCTCCACCAGCTGGGCGATGAAGCGCTTCATCTCCGGCGGCGTTCGGCCGCCGTTGTCGGTCCACGCTCCGAGCACGTACAGGTCGTGGTGCGGATCCGGGCCGGCGGCATCCAGCCCCTGGATGTCTGTCTCGATCCAGCTCATCTGGTGCAAGCGTTCCTCGCAACGCGCCCGCACCAGGCGGGCGACGTCGCGCGTATTGCCACTCAGCGACGTGTAGGCGATGAGGATGCGCATGGCTCAGAGGTCGTCGAAGCCGTTGTCCACGTTGGTCTTCTTGTAGGAGGCGTTGCGCATCTCGAAGAAGTCGGTCTTGGTCTCGGTGAAGTTGTCCGCGTAGGCACGGATCCACGGCATCACATTCTCGGTAGCATCCGGATACAGGCTCTCGATGCCCAGCATGCCGGCCATCTTGTTGGCCCGGTATTGCACGTAGCGGATCATTTCATCCACGTTGATCCCGTCGATGCCGTCAAGCACTTCCCCGGTCCACTGCACCTCCAGCTCCACCGCATGCTCGAACGCGCGGTGCACGTATTCCGCCAGTTCGTCGCTCTGCAGCGCGGGGTGTTCGCCGACGATGGCGCGGATCACCTCGCTGATGAACTTGGTGTGGGCCAGCTCGTCGCGGTTGATGAAGCTGATGACCTTGCCGGTGCCCGCCATCCGGTTCTGGCGCACCAGGTTGTAGAAGTACGCAAAACCGGAATAGAAGTTGATGCCCTCCAGGATTGATGACTGGATCAGCGCGCGCAGCAGGGTCTCGGCCGTCTTCTCGCGCATGAAGTCGTCATAGGAGGTCATGATCGGCGCGTTGCGCTTGAGGATCGTGGGGTGGGTGCGGGCGATCTCGAAGATCCGCTTCTGGTTCTCCAGGTCGGTGATCGAGGACAGCACGTAGCTGTAGCTCTCGTTGTGGATGACCTCCTGCTGGCCGATGATCGCCGCGTTGGCGTGCGCGGCCGGGTCCGTGATGTATTCGGCGACGTTGTAGATGAAGCGGGTCTGCGGCGAATCCAGCGTGGCCAGCAGGCCGATGATGGAGTCGTAGGCGTTTTTCTCGCGCGCCGACAGGTCGCCGTACTCGCGCGCGTCGGCCTTCATGTCCACCTCGTCCGGGATCCAGAAGTTGGTGGAGAGCTCCTTGTAGGCCCGGTAGAACGACGGATACGGAATATCGTTCCAGTTGAGGATGCCGCTGGTGCGGCCATTGATGATCCCGGTCGAACGGTTCGGATGGCGCGGCTCGAGGATCCGGATGCGCTCAAGCGGCGTGGCGGTGGTGGGTGCAGTGGCGGACATAGGTACTTTCTCTGTTTCGGTTGCGCCCGGCGGCGCGACCACTCTGGAGGAAAGCCCCCCTGGGCCAGGGGGGCGCGCCCAAGGCGCGGGGGTGTGGGAGCGAAAAGTGCAGGGTCCACGGTTCGCGGAACGAACCGTGGAAGCGGAGCGCGAACGCGCTCAGCTACTGCACCACTCGCACTCGGCAATATCGATGTCGTTGGAGCGTACGTAGTAGGTGGTTTTCAGCCCCTCTCGCCAGGCGCTCATGTGCAGCTCCAGCAGGGTGCTGGCGCGGATGGTGCTGGGCACGTAGAAGTTGAAGCTGATCGACTGGTCGACGTGGCGCTGGCGGCGCGCGTTCTGGCGCACGGACGCGAACTGGTCGAGCTTGTAGGAGCCCTTCTCGTAGTACGGCCAGGTGTCCAGCGACAGCCCCGGTGCGGCCACCGGGCGGCGGTAGTCCTTCTTTTCCTCGTAGTAGAACGCCGAGTAGATGGGATCGATCGAGGCGGTGCTGCCAGCGATCTGGGCGGTGGACATGTTCGGCGCAACCGCCATCAGCCAGCCGTTGCGCAGCCCGTTCACCGCCACCTGCGCGGCCAGGTCGAGCCACTGCGCGCTGTTGTAGCCGCGGTCGCGGAAGTAGGCGCCGTTGTGCCAGTCGCTGCCGGTGAAGGCCGGGTAGCTGCCCTTCTCCTTCGCCAGCTCCATGCTGGCCTGCACCGTCAGGTAGTTGATGCGCTCGTACAGCGCATCGCTGAAGTCCTCCGCCTCGGGCGTGTTCCAGTGGATGCCCTTCTGGGCCAGCAGGTGGTGCCAGCCAAAGGTGCCCAGGCCGATAGCGCGGTACTTCCGGTTGGTGATGGTGGCCTGCGGCACCGGCAGCTGGTTGAGGTCGATCACGTTGTCGAGCATGCGGACCTGGATCGGGATCAGGCGCTCGAGGACGTCGGTGATCAGGTCCACCTGCCCGTCACTCGGGACGATCGCCCGGCCCAGGTTGATCGATGACAGGTTGCAGACCACGAAGTCGCCGGCCTGCTTCGTGGTCACGATCTGGTTGCCGGAAATGATCTCCTGCATCAGCCGGGTGGGGCTCATGTTCTGCAGGATCTCGGTGCACAGGTTGGACGAATACACCATGCCCGCGTGCTTGTTCGGGTTCTTCCGGTTGACCTCGTCGCGGTAGAACATGAACGGGTTGCCCGTTTCCAGCTGGCTGACCATCAGCCGCTTGAAGATGTCGATGGCCTTGACGGTCTTGCGCGAGATGCGCTCGTCGGCCACCACTTCCTCATAGCGCCTGCGGAAGCTGCCGTCCGGGTCGCCCTTCTTCTCGTCAAAGAAATCCTGCAGGTACCAGCCCTTGACCCGGTGCACCTCGTGCGGGTCAAACAGGTACCAGTCGCCGCGACGCTCCACCGCCTCCATGAACAGGTCCGGGATGCAGACGGCAGTAAACACGTCGTGCGCGCGCAGGCGCTGGTCGCCGTTGTTGAGCCGCAGGTCCAGGAAGGCCTCGATGTCGCGGTGCCAGACGTCCAGGTACACCGCCACCGCGCCCTTGCGCTGGCCCAGCTGATCCACTGACACGGCGGTGTTGTTGAGCTGCTTGATCCACGGCACCACGCCGCCCGACGAGTTGGGCACGCCGCGGATGGCCGAGCCGGCCGCGCGCACGTAACCCATGTAGGCGCCCACGCCGCCGCCGCCCTTGGAGACCCGGGCGATGTCGGTGTTGGAGTCGTAGATGCCCTGCAATGAATCGTCCACGGTGTCGATGAAGCACGACGACAGCTGGCCGCCCACCTTGCCGGCGTTCTGCAGGGTGGGCGTGGCCACGGTCATGTACAGGTTCGAGAGCGCCCAGTAGGCCTCGCCCACCAGCTGCATGCGGCGCGCGCGCGGCTGCTCGTCCTGCATCAGGTACAGGGCGATCGTCAGCCAGCGCTCCTGCGGCAGCTCGTAGACATTGCGGGCGGTGTCGGTGGCCAGGTAGCGGGTGGCCAGCAGGTACAGTCCGTTGTAGTTGAACAGCAGGTCGCGATCCGGCTCGATCAGGCGGCCGGCTTCCTCCAGTTCCTCCTTGGAGTAGGCGCGCAGGATGTCGTTGGAGTAGATATTGCGATCGGCCAGGCTCTCCTGCAGGCCGACGTAGGAGCCATATTTTTCCCCCACGTCGTAGAAGCGGTTGCGGCTGGCGCGCTTGTACAGCCGGCGCAGGTAGACCCGGGCCGCGAACATCTCCCACTCCGGAGCGGTGACATCGACCCGGGCCTCGGCCTCGCGGATCAGGTGATCGACCAGGTCGTCGGCGTTGACGGCGTGCTTGCGCTCGACGAAGCCGAACACGCTCGCCTTGTATCCATCGATGTCCAGCTGCGGGAACTCCGCATGGACCCGGTCGATGGCACGCTCCAGGCGCGCGCGGTCGTAGGGGGTGCGCCGGTTGCCGGCTTCCTTGGTGATCCAGGTGGTGGGGCCGGCGTCGTCCCCGTGGGTGGGGGACGCCGGGGCGGGGGCGGCGACGGGGCCATCAAGCGTATCCATGTCTGCTCCTGCAGGTCGAGCGCACGGCCGCTGTCCCTCGACAGGCGGCTGGGCCGGGTCATTGCAGGGTGGGGAAGCGGCGTCGCAGCGGCGGCGACGGCGCCCCTTGGACGGGAACGGCCGCGCGCGTGCTTCGCCAGCCATCTCCCCCCGGAGATTCCGCGGCCGGCACCGCGCGGCGTGCTTGCGCGCGGCTGTCGGCAGGTCTTCGGGCTCATGGGCACGGAGGCGCCTGGCCTCCACCTTGCCCGCCGCTTCCCGGTGCCGTGGCGGCTCCAGTGCTGTGTGGCGGGGTCGTTCCCAATTACCGCTGCGGGGCAGCGCCGGAATGGCCCATGGGGCTTCACCGGCTTCCCTTTTCATCCGGCGGGTAGCGCCCGCCAGAACCGACAGGCACAACATATCGTGGGCCGAAGATTTGTCAACGCAAAATGTTGTGGAACACTGCAGGCGTGTTCCACGAGGCCCGGCTCAGGGCCGGTGTTCGCTGGCCAGGTATTCCGCGCTGCGCATCTCGATCAGGCGCGATGCCGTGCGCTCGAACGCGCCTGCCAGCCGTTCGCCGGTGTACAGCCCGGGTGGCTCCGCGTCGGCGGTGCACAGCAGGTTGACGTTGCGATCGTAGAGCTCGTCGATGAGCGTCACCAGCCGGCGTGCGGCGTCGTCGCAGCGTTCGTTGAGCAGCGGGATGTTGCCCAGCAGCAGGGTATGGAACTCGCGCGCGATCTCGATGTAGTCGCTGGCCCCGCGGGGGCCTTCGCACAGAGCCTCGAAGTCGAACCAGGCCATGCCCGGGCTGCGGGCGCGCACGGCGATCCGCCGCCCTTCCAGTTCGATCCCCGCATCGCGGTGGCCGTCATCGCCCCCCAGCTCGCGCCAGCGCTGCTCCAGCCATGCATCGGAGCCGACGTCCAGGGGCGTGCGATAGACCGGCGAGCGGGTCAGCGCACGCAGCCGGTAGTCGGTTTCGCTTTCGATGTACAACACCTTGCAGTGGCGCTGGATCAGGTCGATTGCCGGCAGGAAGCGCGCGCGCTGCAGGCCGTCGCGGTAAAGATCGGGCGGGGCCACGTTGGACGTGGTCACCAGCACGATGCCCTCGTTGAACATGCACTCGAGCAGCCGGGCCAGGATCATCGCATCGCCGATGTCGCCAACGAAGAACTCGTCCAGCACCAGCACCCGCAGGCCCCCCCTGCGCCAGCCGCGCACGATCAGCGCCAGCCGGTCGCGTTCGCCGCCATGCGCGCGCAGCTGCGCGTGCACCTGGCGCATGAAGCGGTGGAAGTGGGTGCGGTACTTGCCGTCGCCGGCACCCGCCCCGCCGGTGGCGAGGTCGGCGCCGCGCAGTTCGCGCAGGGGCAGCGCCGCGTGGAACAGGTCCACCAGGAAGGTCTTGCCGCGGCCTACGCCGCCCCACAGGTACAGGCCGGCGACCGGCGCCGGCTGGCCGGTGCCGCGAAGGCGCTGCAGCAGGCTGGGCCGCTGCGGCACGCGCACGGCTTCGCGGTGGATCCGGTCGAGTTCTTCCAGCACCGCGCGCTGGGCCGGATCGTCCTGCCACTCGCCCGCCGCCACCCCGGCGGCGTAGGCCTGCGAGGGGGTTTGCGCCGCGGCGCGCTCAGGCATCCGCGGCGGGCAGGTACTGGCGCACGCCGTTCTTGATCGCCCCGCGCAGGTCCAGCAGCTTGCGATGGAAGAAGTGCCCGCTGTCGGGGATGCGGACCAGCTCGGCCTGCGCATCGGTGCGCTCGAGCCAGTCGTACACGGCCTGCGGATCGACGATCTCGTCTTCCTCGCCCTGGATCACCAGCCAGGGGAAGGTCGGGGTCCGGACCTTGCTGAAGTCCCAGCGGCCGGCCGGCGGGGCGATCGATATCAGCATGCCGGGTTCGATCTCATGCGCGGCCGCCAGGCTGACGTAGGCGCCGAAGCTGAAACCGGCCAGCCACAGCCGCTGGCCCGGGCGCTGCGAGCGGACCCAGGCGGCCACCGCCAGCAGATCGTCGACCTCGCCGCGGCCCTCGTCGAACTCGCCCTCCGAAGCGCCGGTGCCGCGGAAGTTGAAGCGCACCGTGGTCGCGCCCAGCTCGCGCAGCGCGCGCGCGGTCATGGTCACGACCTTGTTGTGCATGGTGCCGCCCTCTGTGGGCAGCGGGTGGCAGATGATCGCCACCAGCGGCAGCGCCGCGACGTCGTCATCCGGATGGTCGACGGCCACCTCGAGCCCGCCGGCGGGGCCGGGCAGGGTCAGGGCGCTCGATTCGGTTGGAAATGTGGGGGTATCCATGGATGGAATGATAGGCGATCGGGCATCCCGGCACGGCTTGCACAAACGAAAACGCCGCCCGGAGGCGGCGCATTCGGGCGGCCGGCAAGGCGCCTCAGTTGAGGTTGTCGAGCATCCAGTCGACCGACGCGATCACCTGCTCATCGCTCAGCGCCGGGTTGCCGCCGCGCGCCGGCATGAAGCCGGTGTCCCCGGTGAAGCCTTCGATGGCGTGGGTGTAGAGGGTGTCGCGGCCCTTGGGAATGCGCGATGCCCAGTCGGTCTGGGTCAGCGTGGGGGCACCGGCCACGCCCGCGCCGTGGCAGCCCGCGCACAGGTTGTCGTAGATTTCACCGCCGTCCAGGGTGCCGCCATAGGCCACCTGCGATTCTGCCTGCGCGGCGGCCGCGGCCGCTGCGGCGGCCTGGGCCGCGGCGCCGGTGGAGCCGGCGTAGACGTCGGCCACCGGCGCAATGCGCTCGGCCTGGGCCAGCATGGCGGTCTGGGACTCCTGCGGCGGGACGGCCTTGTGCAGCCAGGCGGACAGGCCCACCAGTCCACCCGTGACCACGGCAAGGAACAGGATCACCAGGGAGAACTTTTTCAGGAAGTCGAGATCGTAATTGCGCACGTCGGCACCCTTTGGCGTGGCCGGGCCACAGCTGGGGCGGAAGTATAGAACACGCGAGGGGCGTGCCGCAGCCGGCGGGCGATGACTTCGATCAATGCGCCCGCGGCGCTGGTGCGGCAAGCTGCCATGACAGAACTACGGAGAAACCCATGTACCAACGCCTGCTGGTTGCCCTGGACAACACCAAGACCTCCAGGCTCGCCCTGGACCATGCCGCCGAGCTCGCCCGCCTGTCCGGTGCCACCGTGGTGCTGCTGCACGTGCTGGAGAGTTTCCGCCACGTCAGCGGATTCGAGTCGCCGAAGGTCTACGCCGAGGAAGTGCTGCCGCGGATGCGCGAGAAGGGCCGCCAGCTGCTGGACGAGGTCGCCGCGCCGCTGGTGGAGCAGGGGATCGACGTGGAGACGGTGTTGCTCGAGGGCAGCGACGAGCGCGTGGCCGAGGTCATTGCCCGCCGCGCCCGGGAAGCCGGCGTGGACCTGGTGATCATGGGCACCCACGGCCGGCGCGGAGTGAACCGCCTGCTGCTGGGCAGCGACGCCGAGCACGTGGCGCGCATCGCGCACGCGCCGGTGATGCTGGTGCGGAAGGCGGAGTAGATCCGCAAGAAGGTGGCGCGCCTGGAGGGATTCGAACCCCCGACCAACGGCTTCGGAAGCCGCTACTCTATCCAGCTGAGCTACAGGCGCGTAGCCAGTCATTTTCCACCATCTGCGCGCAAGACGCGAGTCCCTCGTTCCCCGCCCGTGCCGATCGCGGCCAGGAGCGGCTGTTATTGCGCGGTTTCATGGTGGAATGCGCGTCCAACCGGGCTCCAGCCTAAAGCTTCCCGCCAAGCTTGAGTCGCCTGATCACCATCCCCGTCGCGGCAACGGCCCAGATCTCCGCGAACCAGGGCAGCATGGCCAGGAGCTGACTGCCCTGGTGGATCGCGCCGTTGGCGGACATGCACTGCAGCGACAGGCTGGTCCGGGTTTCGCCCGGGATGCTGAAGACCTGCTTGGCCACGAACGCGTCCGGATAGCCTGCCGGGCAGGCCAGCGGAGCGACCAGGCTCATCAGGCCCGGCCAGAGCAGTTGCAGCAGGACTGCGGTCAGCGCCAGGGCGAACAGCGCGGAGACCGGCACGATCAGTCGCAGGTCCGGGGCGGATGACGGGCCGGTCACAGCAGGTTCCCGTCGGCGTCGTATATGTGCCGGGCAGCGCCGCGACGCGCATCCGAATGGGAGACTGAAAACCGCGGAGTGGAGATCAGCCCGGTGCGGCGGTCCACTTCGGCGCTGATCTCAAGGCTCCCCAGCCGCCCTTCGGTGAATCCGGCGCGCCGACCGGCATCGGCCACCAGCTCGGGCAGCCGGTCCAGGGCGCGGAAGTCGCCGAGCATGAAGCCAGCCGGTTCCCGATGCTCCACGTTAACCGGATCTGCGCTGGTGATTCGCCCGTTCCTGTACCGGTAGCGGTCCCAGTTGCCGGGCGTGCGCGGATCGGCCGCCTCCAGGGTTACTTCCTGCGGGCTGATGCGAATGGAGGCGACCGGAAGCTGGCCGGGGTCGGCGGAGACCCTTGCGGCCACCGCTTCCACCGCTTCGCGTACCACGAAGGGTTCTGCGCCAACGCCGCGGCGGCCGGCTTCAGAAAGGATGTCCGAATGGTCCCGGGCGCCGATGCAGCCGCCGAGCAGCAGCACCGCGGCCACGGGGAGGAACAACAGGTGGGCCCGCA harbors:
- the zapE gene encoding cell division protein ZapE — translated: MPERAAAQTPSQAYAAGVAAGEWQDDPAQRAVLEELDRIHREAVRVPQRPSLLQRLRGTGQPAPVAGLYLWGGVGRGKTFLVDLFHAALPLRELRGADLATGGAGAGDGKYRTHFHRFMRQVHAQLRAHGGERDRLALIVRGWRRGGLRVLVLDEFFVGDIGDAMILARLLECMFNEGIVLVTTSNVAPPDLYRDGLQRARFLPAIDLIQRHCKVLYIESETDYRLRALTRSPVYRTPLDVGSDAWLEQRWRELGGDDGHRDAGIELEGRRIAVRARSPGMAWFDFEALCEGPRGASDYIEIAREFHTLLLGNIPLLNERCDDAARRLVTLIDELYDRNVNLLCTADAEPPGLYTGERLAGAFERTASRLIEMRSAEYLASEHRP
- a CDS encoding c-type cytochrome — encoded protein: MRNYDLDFLKKFSLVILFLAVVTGGLVGLSAWLHKAVPPQESQTAMLAQAERIAPVADVYAGSTGAAAQAAAAAAAAAQAESQVAYGGTLDGGEIYDNLCAGCHGAGVAGAPTLTQTDWASRIPKGRDTLYTHAIEGFTGDTGFMPARGGNPALSDEQVIASVDWMLDNLN
- a CDS encoding ribonucleoside-diphosphate reductase subunit alpha, which encodes MDTLDGPVAAPAPASPTHGDDAGPTTWITKEAGNRRTPYDRARLERAIDRVHAEFPQLDIDGYKASVFGFVERKHAVNADDLVDHLIREAEARVDVTAPEWEMFAARVYLRRLYKRASRNRFYDVGEKYGSYVGLQESLADRNIYSNDILRAYSKEELEEAGRLIEPDRDLLFNYNGLYLLATRYLATDTARNVYELPQERWLTIALYLMQDEQPRARRMQLVGEAYWALSNLYMTVATPTLQNAGKVGGQLSSCFIDTVDDSLQGIYDSNTDIARVSKGGGGVGAYMGYVRAAGSAIRGVPNSSGGVVPWIKQLNNTAVSVDQLGQRKGAVAVYLDVWHRDIEAFLDLRLNNGDQRLRAHDVFTAVCIPDLFMEAVERRGDWYLFDPHEVHRVKGWYLQDFFDEKKGDPDGSFRRRYEEVVADERISRKTVKAIDIFKRLMVSQLETGNPFMFYRDEVNRKNPNKHAGMVYSSNLCTEILQNMSPTRLMQEIISGNQIVTTKQAGDFVVCNLSSINLGRAIVPSDGQVDLITDVLERLIPIQVRMLDNVIDLNQLPVPQATITNRKYRAIGLGTFGWHHLLAQKGIHWNTPEAEDFSDALYERINYLTVQASMELAKEKGSYPAFTGSDWHNGAYFRDRGYNSAQWLDLAAQVAVNGLRNGWLMAVAPNMSTAQIAGSTASIDPIYSAFYYEEKKDYRRPVAAPGLSLDTWPYYEKGSYKLDQFASVRQNARRQRHVDQSISFNFYVPSTIRASTLLELHMSAWREGLKTTYYVRSNDIDIAECEWCSS
- a CDS encoding fructose bisphosphate aldolase, with the protein product MNRQQRDRIASGKGFIAALDQSGGSTPRALGLYGIESSAWSNEEEMFDLVHQMRTRIVTSPAFNGDRILGAILFERTLDGSFEGQDAATFLWETKGVVPFLKIDKGLEDEANGVQMMKPIPGLSGLLAKAKAKGIFGTKERSVIKANNAEGIAAILDQQFDIGQQVLDAGLVPILEPEVDIKAADKEAIEAEMKKGILERLSRYSADNPVIFKLTLPSVDGFFQEIVDHPAVLKVVALSGGYTRAEANEKLAKNPGVIASFSRALTEGLTAQQSDDEFNKALDESIESIYRASIA
- a CDS encoding flavodoxin: MRILIAYTSLSGNTRDVARLVRARCEERLHQMSWIETDIQGLDAAGPDPHHDLYVLGAWTDNGGRTPPEMKRFIAQLVEAVGMPPRVAVFGTGETQWGEKYYCGAVRRIAAFFDTRLPTLEIEQMPHGDRDTRTIRRWTDEVLAIAGAARAPTRRTPHHEDAARAIS
- a CDS encoding universal stress protein — protein: MYQRLLVALDNTKTSRLALDHAAELARLSGATVVLLHVLESFRHVSGFESPKVYAEEVLPRMREKGRQLLDEVAAPLVEQGIDVETVLLEGSDERVAEVIARRAREAGVDLVIMGTHGRRGVNRLLLGSDAEHVARIAHAPVMLVRKAE
- a CDS encoding ribonucleotide-diphosphate reductase subunit beta, with product MSATAPTTATPLERIRILEPRHPNRSTGIINGRTSGILNWNDIPYPSFYRAYKELSTNFWIPDEVDMKADAREYGDLSAREKNAYDSIIGLLATLDSPQTRFIYNVAEYITDPAAHANAAIIGQQEVIHNESYSYVLSSITDLENQKRIFEIARTHPTILKRNAPIMTSYDDFMREKTAETLLRALIQSSILEGINFYSGFAYFYNLVRQNRMAGTGKVISFINRDELAHTKFISEVIRAIVGEHPALQSDELAEYVHRAFEHAVELEVQWTGEVLDGIDGINVDEMIRYVQYRANKMAGMLGIESLYPDATENVMPWIRAYADNFTETKTDFFEMRNASYKKTNVDNGFDDL
- a CDS encoding thioredoxin family protein, coding for MKTLHARSAEEFHAAITGHPQLLVDFHKQDCPGCRMLEMSLRKVADDPAATGLALLKVGLEDVGEDLFRSLGLRQTPTLSLYGDGVELARLPGFQPPARILDAVETHFAGVPA
- a CDS encoding alpha/beta fold hydrolase; protein product: MDTPTFPTESSALTLPGPAGGLEVAVDHPDDDVAALPLVAIICHPLPTEGGTMHNKVVTMTARALRELGATTVRFNFRGTGASEGEFDEGRGEVDDLLAVAAWVRSQRPGQRLWLAGFSFGAYVSLAAAHEIEPGMLISIAPPAGRWDFSKVRTPTFPWLVIQGEEDEIVDPQAVYDWLERTDAQAELVRIPDSGHFFHRKLLDLRGAIKNGVRQYLPAADA
- a CDS encoding acyl-CoA thioesterase — translated: MRPPPAQPTEARLLEMVFPDHTNHMGTLFGGQALAWMDKAAFIAASRYSRRAVVTARSDKVDFRLPIRQGQLVETIARVVEVGRTSMQVDVELVAEDLLSGDRRTCTRGRFVMIALDSDGRPVAVPQLPA